From Leptotrichia wadei, one genomic window encodes:
- a CDS encoding RNA-guided endonuclease TnpB family protein: MKYNLAFKYRIYPNKEQELLINKTFGCVRFVYNTILYTANKFYEETGKNKIITPASLKSENQFLKEVDSLALSNAQLNVRRSFTNFFQKRAKFPRFKSKKNSVKSYTTNCVNNSIRIEENKYLILPKLKKVKLKYHREIPKNYRIKSVTLTNSNGNYYVSVLTEFEKEIQKVASNNDKVIGLDFSMSELFISSENQRADYPRYFRMLEEKLKKLQKSLSRKVKFSKNWYKQKMKISKLHEYIKNCRRDFLHKLSKKLSETYNAVVVEDLNMRGMSQALNFGKSVGDNGWGMFLRMLEYKLMFLGKQFLKIDKWFPSSKTCSKCGNVKEKLKLSERNYKCECCGIEIDRDYNAALNIKNIGKLMLEY; the protein is encoded by the coding sequence ATGAAATATAATTTGGCATTCAAGTACAGAATTTATCCAAATAAAGAGCAGGAATTGTTGATAAACAAGACTTTTGGATGTGTTCGTTTTGTTTACAATACGATTTTGTATACTGCGAATAAATTTTATGAAGAAACTGGAAAAAATAAAATAATTACACCTGCCAGTTTGAAAAGTGAAAATCAATTTTTAAAAGAAGTGGACAGTTTGGCACTTTCAAATGCTCAATTGAATGTGAGACGATCATTTACGAATTTCTTTCAAAAGAGAGCAAAGTTTCCAAGATTCAAATCTAAAAAGAATAGTGTTAAAAGTTACACGACAAATTGTGTGAACAATTCGATACGAATTGAGGAAAATAAATATTTGATTTTGCCAAAATTGAAAAAAGTTAAATTAAAATATCATAGAGAAATACCAAAGAATTATAGAATAAAGTCGGTAACATTGACAAACAGTAATGGAAATTACTATGTTTCTGTTTTGACGGAATTTGAAAAAGAAATTCAAAAAGTAGCTAGTAATAATGATAAAGTAATTGGACTTGATTTTTCAATGTCTGAGTTATTTATTAGTTCTGAAAACCAAAGGGCTGATTATCCAAGATATTTTAGGATGTTGGAAGAAAAATTGAAAAAATTACAAAAATCATTGTCAAGAAAAGTGAAATTTTCTAAAAATTGGTATAAACAAAAAATGAAAATATCAAAATTGCATGAATATATCAAAAATTGTCGAAGAGATTTTCTACATAAATTATCGAAAAAATTGTCTGAAACATATAATGCTGTGGTTGTTGAGGATTTGAATATGAGAGGGATGAGTCAGGCATTAAATTTTGGGAAAAGTGTAGGAGATAATGGATGGGGAATGTTTTTGAGAATGCTTGAGTATAAACTGATGTTTTTGGGGAAACAATTTTTGAAGATAGATAAATGGTTCCCGTCATCGAAAACTTGCAGTAAATGTGGAAATGTTAAAGAGAAATTGAAATTATCAGAAAGAAATTATAAATGTGAATGCTGTGGGATTGAAATTGATAGAGATTACAATGCAGCATTGAATATAAAAAACATTGGAAAATTGATGTTGGAATATTAG
- a CDS encoding ATP-binding protein, which produces MLKRDEYIKQIVPFIDKDVIKVLTGIRRSGKSVMLKLLMEELKNRGINENQFIYINFENLKYRNLKNYERLYDFILNKVDDKYKSYYIFLDEIQEVEEWERCVNSLRVDEDFNFDIYITGSNAKLLSGELSTYLSGRYIEFVVYPFSFKEFFEIMKEKNKEIDLKEAFQKYVKFGGMPFLHNLDYNFEASMQYLQDLYASIILKDITQRNNIRDTDLLERIINYVIMNIGNTFSATSISKFFKSENRKVATETILNYIKACEEAFLVYRVARNDLLGKKILNVNEKYYIADHGIREAIMENNQKNINQVLENIVYFEMLRRGYNIKIGKVDNLEVDFVCKKNDETIYIQVSYLLASEDTKEREFSVLENIKDNYPKYVLSMDEFDMSRNGIKHVNLIEFLTKR; this is translated from the coding sequence ATGTTAAAAAGAGATGAGTATATAAAACAAATAGTACCTTTTATTGATAAAGATGTGATAAAGGTTTTGACAGGAATAAGGAGAAGTGGAAAATCGGTTATGTTAAAACTTTTAATGGAGGAATTGAAAAATAGAGGAATAAATGAAAATCAGTTTATTTATATTAATTTTGAAAATTTGAAATATAGAAATCTAAAAAATTATGAGAGATTATATGATTTTATTTTAAATAAAGTTGATGATAAATATAAGAGCTACTATATTTTTTTAGATGAGATTCAAGAAGTGGAAGAATGGGAAAGATGTGTGAACTCTTTGAGGGTGGATGAAGACTTTAATTTTGATATTTATATCACAGGTTCAAATGCTAAGCTTCTTTCAGGAGAACTTTCGACATATCTGTCTGGGAGATATATTGAATTTGTTGTGTATCCGTTTTCATTTAAAGAGTTTTTTGAAATTATGAAAGAGAAAAATAAAGAAATAGATTTAAAAGAAGCATTTCAAAAATATGTAAAATTTGGAGGAATGCCATTTCTTCATAATTTGGATTATAATTTTGAAGCAAGTATGCAATATTTACAGGATTTGTATGCTTCCATTATATTAAAGGATATTACCCAGAGAAATAATATTAGAGATACAGATTTGCTTGAAAGAATAATAAATTATGTTATTATGAATATTGGAAATACATTTTCAGCGACATCAATTTCTAAATTTTTTAAAAGCGAGAATAGAAAAGTGGCAACAGAAACAATACTAAACTATATAAAGGCATGTGAAGAGGCATTTTTAGTTTACCGAGTTGCTAGAAATGATTTATTAGGAAAAAAGATACTGAATGTGAATGAAAAATATTACATAGCTGATCATGGGATAAGAGAAGCTATAATGGAAAATAATCAGAAAAATATAAATCAAGTACTGGAAAATATTGTGTATTTTGAAATGCTAAGAAGAGGATATAATATAAAAATTGGAAAGGTAGATAATCTTGAAGTAGATTTTGTCTGTAAAAAAAATGATGAAACGATATATATTCAAGTAAGTTATTTATTAGCTTCAGAAGATACAAAAGAAAGAGAATTTTCAGTTTTAGAAAATATTAAAGACAATTATCCAAAATATGTGCTGTCGATGGATGAATTTGATATGTCAAGAAATGGGATAAAGCATGTAAATTTGATAGAATTTTTAACAAAAAGATAG
- a CDS encoding CorA family divalent cation transporter — protein sequence MIKRIDTKSGKTISYVYNLKDEDYKIVSERLEMDEEKIKNVIDEETFTPRISKSDWEIYKLYYPTVKKPLIDKEVTSYEINPIVICMREDKVVILDDDYFEDFYDFVEEYAELRDDVLEENRFFLNMLHKISQSLYKHVRLLIGEHDNIETVLREQQSNEKLISLSEVEQGFYVYNIAMRNLDYVVENLKEDEQFQQYEEYMTRILQEINFTLDLSSSYCEICKTTRETYSSYIGNNMNITMKVLAAATILITVPNMIFGFYGMNVKLPLQDTGFWALVIIFVIMVALMVVLWKYLKDKVL from the coding sequence ATGATAAAAAGAATAGATACAAAAAGTGGGAAAACAATTTCGTATGTATATAATTTGAAAGATGAAGATTATAAAATCGTGTCTGAAAGATTGGAGATGGATGAAGAAAAGATAAAAAATGTAATTGATGAAGAAACTTTTACTCCAAGAATTTCAAAATCAGACTGGGAAATTTATAAGTTGTATTATCCGACTGTGAAGAAACCTTTGATAGATAAAGAGGTTACATCTTACGAGATTAATCCAATTGTAATTTGTATGAGGGAGGATAAGGTTGTCATTTTAGATGATGACTATTTTGAAGATTTTTATGATTTTGTTGAAGAATATGCTGAATTGAGAGATGATGTTCTTGAGGAAAATCGTTTTTTTCTAAATATGCTTCATAAAATTTCTCAAAGTTTGTATAAACATGTACGACTTTTGATTGGTGAGCACGACAATATTGAAACAGTTTTAAGGGAACAGCAAAGCAATGAAAAATTGATTTCATTATCGGAAGTGGAGCAAGGCTTTTATGTTTATAATATTGCAATGAGAAACTTGGATTATGTTGTTGAGAATTTGAAAGAAGATGAACAATTTCAACAATATGAAGAATATATGACGAGAATTTTGCAGGAAATAAACTTTACACTTGATTTATCTTCATCATACTGTGAAATTTGTAAAACAACAAGGGAAACATACTCTTCATATATTGGAAATAATATGAATATTACAATGAAAGTTTTGGCAGCGGCGACAATACTAATCACAGTTCCAAATATGATTTTTGGATTTTATGGAATGAATGTAAAATTACCACTTCAAGACACAGGATTTTGGGCATTAGTCATAATTTTTGTGATAATGGTAGCTTTGATGGTTGTATTGTGGAAGTATTTGAAAGATAAGGTTTTGTAG
- a CDS encoding SDR family NAD(P)-dependent oxidoreductase, which translates to MGMTIDFTGKTVLVTGAAKGLGKDMALLFASCGANVHIGDFNTEEAEKTVAELKNFGVKADFTKCDVSNEEEVQKMVEDAKALGNGKLDAVVNAAGVISIQDLLYTNAKEMQRVLNINVVGSALVLKHSLEIMMKQKSGNIILVSSIAGREGMDMLQIYCASKAGVTSLVQSGARRGAPYNVRVNGILPGIIRTSMWEEILDGMSHNWDPNNKEEVSPEVREELWKKSVESLIPLGHAQSGKDIAYATAFLASDFAKEITSECLSIDGGTTVGR; encoded by the coding sequence ATGGGAATGACTATTGATTTTACAGGAAAAACAGTTTTAGTGACAGGAGCAGCAAAAGGTTTAGGAAAAGATATGGCATTACTTTTTGCATCTTGTGGAGCAAATGTTCATATTGGTGATTTTAATACAGAAGAAGCTGAAAAAACAGTTGCTGAACTTAAAAATTTTGGAGTAAAAGCAGATTTCACAAAATGTGATGTTTCAAATGAAGAAGAAGTTCAAAAAATGGTAGAAGATGCAAAAGCGTTAGGAAACGGGAAATTAGATGCGGTAGTAAATGCAGCTGGAGTAATTTCTATACAAGACTTGCTTTATACAAATGCAAAAGAAATGCAAAGAGTACTGAATATTAATGTTGTAGGATCTGCATTAGTTTTGAAACATTCTTTGGAAATTATGATGAAGCAAAAATCTGGAAATATAATACTGGTGTCATCAATTGCTGGTAGAGAAGGAATGGATATGCTGCAAATTTACTGTGCTTCAAAAGCAGGAGTTACTTCATTGGTACAAAGTGGAGCAAGAAGAGGAGCACCGTATAATGTCCGTGTAAACGGTATCTTGCCAGGAATTATCCGTACATCAATGTGGGAAGAAATATTAGATGGAATGTCACATAACTGGGATCCTAACAATAAAGAAGAAGTATCACCAGAAGTTCGTGAAGAATTGTGGAAAAAATCTGTAGAATCACTAATACCTTTAGGTCATGCTCAAAGTGGAAAAGACATAGCATATGCAACTGCTTTTTTAGCTTCTGATTTTGCAAAGGAAATCACAAGTGAATGCTTGTCAATTGATGGTGGAACTACTGTTGGAAGATAG
- the fabV gene encoding enoyl-ACP reductase FabV — MVIKPRLKGGLALTNHPIGAKEFVKRQIDYVKSQDKYEGPKKVLIIGSSSGYGLATRISLAFGAGAETIGVAFEKGIEGKRTGSAGWWNTIAFDEAAEKEGLKYKNFIGDAFSFEMKDDVIKFIKEEFGGKIDLLIYSLASGVRTDPIDGVTYRSALKSTTKEITGPTINFEKETMEETTMGVATPEEIKSTVKVMGGEDWKLWIEALDKGGVLSEGFKTVAYSYLGPKVTYGIYKEGTIGAAKRDLEHTSDILNDFLKEKYNGEAYVSLSKALMTKASAVIPIFPLYAALLYKVMKEKGIHEGTIQQKHRLLTQMVYGNHPVIDDERRLRPDNWEMREDVQAEVETLWDKVTPENFKEISDYDGAREEFMQLNGFDFDNVDYDADLDLEELAKLRP; from the coding sequence ATGGTTATAAAACCTAGATTAAAAGGTGGTTTAGCACTTACAAACCACCCAATCGGAGCAAAGGAATTTGTAAAAAGACAAATTGATTATGTAAAATCTCAAGATAAGTATGAAGGTCCAAAAAAAGTACTAATTATTGGTTCTTCTTCTGGATATGGACTTGCAACAAGAATTTCCCTTGCTTTTGGTGCTGGAGCTGAAACTATTGGAGTGGCATTTGAAAAAGGTATAGAAGGGAAAAGAACTGGATCTGCTGGATGGTGGAACACAATTGCATTTGATGAAGCTGCTGAAAAGGAAGGATTAAAATATAAGAATTTCATTGGTGATGCTTTTTCATTTGAAATGAAAGATGATGTAATAAAATTTATTAAAGAAGAATTTGGTGGAAAAATTGATTTGTTAATTTACAGTTTAGCAAGCGGAGTTAGAACTGATCCTATTGATGGCGTAACTTACCGTTCAGCATTAAAATCTACTACAAAAGAAATTACAGGCCCAACTATCAATTTTGAAAAGGAAACTATGGAAGAAACAACAATGGGTGTTGCAACTCCAGAAGAAATTAAAAGTACTGTAAAAGTTATGGGTGGAGAAGACTGGAAATTATGGATTGAAGCACTTGATAAAGGTGGCGTTCTTTCTGAAGGCTTTAAAACAGTTGCTTACTCATATTTAGGTCCAAAAGTAACTTACGGAATTTACAAGGAAGGTACAATTGGAGCGGCAAAAAGAGATTTGGAACATACTTCTGATATTTTAAATGACTTTTTGAAGGAAAAATACAATGGAGAGGCTTATGTTTCATTAAGTAAGGCATTAATGACAAAAGCAAGTGCAGTTATCCCTATTTTCCCATTATATGCGGCATTGCTTTATAAAGTAATGAAGGAAAAAGGTATTCACGAAGGTACAATTCAGCAAAAACATAGATTATTAACTCAAATGGTTTATGGAAATCATCCAGTAATTGATGATGAAAGAAGATTACGTCCAGATAACTGGGAAATGCGTGAAGACGTTCAAGCTGAAGTAGAAACACTTTGGGACAAAGTAACTCCAGAAAACTTTAAGGAAATAAGTGATTACGATGGAGCAAGGGAAGAATTCATGCAATTAAACGGATTTGACTTTGACAACGTAGATTACGATGCTGATCTTGATTTAGAAGAATTGGCAAAATTAAGACCTTAA
- a CDS encoding EndoU domain-containing protein, with product MNRNRLTKILLLIVIVLFGLGKMYFGRNSNKIKNDFSKGFVAQDEKSSKFAKWENNKKNENKKNSAEKQYKSAEKLENKKYKIDYEHVIGGDENSQGKVTGGHSLLRGDVRIVKKIGSPAKNGVYRASIEVKKKDGTWQAKTSNGGVNTMFPENWDEARIIDEINSAWENRKDLKGRDSNMWQGISKSGVLIRGYKSPRITAYPVYENR from the coding sequence ATGAACAGAAATAGATTAACAAAAATATTGTTGCTTATTGTTATTGTACTATTTGGGCTTGGAAAAATGTATTTTGGAAGAAACAGTAATAAAATAAAAAATGATTTTTCAAAAGGATTTGTTGCACAAGATGAAAAAAGCAGCAAATTTGCCAAATGGGAAAATAATAAAAAAAATGAGAATAAGAAAAATAGTGCTGAAAAACAATATAAAAGTGCTGAAAAATTAGAAAATAAAAAATATAAAATTGATTATGAACATGTGATTGGCGGAGATGAAAATTCGCAAGGGAAAGTTACGGGAGGACATTCGCTTTTACGTGGAGATGTCAGAATTGTGAAAAAAATTGGGAGTCCAGCGAAAAATGGAGTATATCGGGCAAGCATTGAAGTAAAGAAAAAAGATGGAACTTGGCAAGCAAAAACATCTAATGGTGGAGTAAATACGATGTTTCCAGAAAATTGGGATGAAGCTAGAATTATTGATGAAATAAATTCAGCCTGGGAAAATAGAAAAGATTTAAAGGGCAGAGATAGCAATATGTGGCAAGGGATCAGCAAAAGCGGAGTTTTAATTCGAGGTTATAAAAGTCCTAGAATAACTGCTTATCCTGTTTATGAAAATCGTTAA
- the trpS gene encoding tryptophan--tRNA ligase, with translation MRSLSGIQPSGILHIGNYFGAIKQFVKLQDEYEGFYFLANYHALTSSPKGEDLKSNTINVILDYLALGLDPKKSTLFLQSDVPEHTELSWILSNISPMGLLERAHSYKDKIAKGIKPNVGLFTYPILMAADILMYSPDIVPVGKDQKQHVEITRDIAIKFNETYGKEIFKLPKEKIVENVATVPGTDGDKMSKSYGNVINMFGSKKALKKQIMSIVTDSTPLEEPKDPDNNITKLYALFATEAEVEALKEKFRAGNFGYGHAKNELFDKFMDYFAPFQKKREELENNMDYVYEILHEGAVKARSIATAKMDEVRDVVGLLKKNY, from the coding sequence ATGAGAAGTTTGTCTGGTATTCAACCCAGCGGTATTTTACATATTGGGAATTATTTTGGAGCAATTAAGCAATTTGTGAAATTGCAGGATGAATATGAAGGTTTCTATTTTTTAGCAAATTATCACGCTCTGACATCTTCGCCAAAAGGGGAAGATTTAAAATCTAACACAATAAACGTAATTTTAGATTATTTGGCTTTGGGTCTAGATCCTAAAAAATCCACATTATTTTTACAGTCAGATGTGCCTGAACATACAGAATTATCTTGGATTTTATCAAATATTTCTCCAATGGGGCTATTGGAAAGAGCTCATTCTTATAAAGATAAAATCGCAAAAGGAATTAAGCCAAATGTAGGACTATTTACTTATCCAATACTTATGGCGGCTGATATTTTAATGTACTCACCTGATATTGTGCCTGTTGGGAAAGATCAAAAGCAGCACGTGGAAATAACTCGTGATATTGCCATTAAATTTAATGAAACTTACGGAAAGGAAATTTTTAAATTACCAAAGGAAAAAATCGTTGAAAACGTAGCAACTGTGCCAGGAACAGATGGCGATAAAATGAGTAAATCCTATGGAAACGTAATAAATATGTTTGGTTCAAAAAAAGCATTGAAAAAACAGATTATGAGCATTGTAACAGATTCAACGCCTTTAGAAGAGCCAAAAGATCCTGACAATAACATTACAAAATTATATGCCCTTTTTGCAACAGAAGCAGAAGTAGAGGCATTGAAAGAAAAATTCAGAGCAGGAAACTTTGGATATGGACATGCCAAAAATGAATTATTTGACAAATTCATGGATTATTTCGCACCATTCCAGAAAAAACGTGAAGAGCTGGAAAATAATATGGATTATGTTTATGAAATTTTACATGAAGGTGCAGTTAAGGCTAGAAGTATTGCAACTGCCAAGATGGATGAAGTTAGGGATGTAGTTGGTCTTTTGAAGAAAAATTATTAA
- a CDS encoding type II toxin-antitoxin system RelE/ParE family toxin: MSKFIVEFFEKSDGTYPAEEFILSQDLKMKSRLYRTLAVLETAGNNIREPYSKFLGDGIYEVRVRQGNNIGRVLYFFVVNKKIILTNGFIKKTQKTPKSEINKAKKFRSEYMKRGEKYE, encoded by the coding sequence ATGAGTAAATTTATTGTAGAATTTTTTGAAAAATCTGATGGAACTTATCCAGCAGAAGAGTTTATTTTATCTCAAGACTTAAAAATGAAGTCTAGATTATATCGTACATTAGCTGTACTAGAAACAGCTGGAAACAATATTAGAGAACCTTATTCCAAGTTTTTAGGAGATGGTATTTATGAAGTAAGGGTACGACAAGGGAATAATATTGGGAGAGTTTTATATTTTTTTGTAGTAAATAAAAAGATTATTTTAACTAATGGATTTATAAAAAAAACTCAAAAAACACCAAAGTCAGAGATAAATAAAGCTAAAAAATTTCGTTCAGAATATATGAAAAGGGGTGAGAAATATGAGTAG
- a CDS encoding helix-turn-helix domain-containing protein, translating to MSRYFRDSLNEQLKDEEFRKEYESLEAEFQIIKEIIEARKDKNITQKELSDLTGITQGDISKIENGNANPSLKTLKKLAAAFGKKLVISFE from the coding sequence ATGAGTAGATATTTTAGAGATTCCTTAAACGAGCAATTAAAAGATGAAGAGTTTAGAAAAGAATATGAAAGTCTTGAAGCAGAATTTCAAATTATAAAAGAAATTATTGAAGCAAGAAAAGATAAAAATATCACACAAAAGGAATTGTCAGACTTAACTGGGATAACGCAAGGAGATATAAGCAAAATAGAAAATGGAAATGCCAATCCTTCATTGAAAACATTAAAAAAACTGGCTGCTGCATTTGGTAAAAAATTAGTAATTTCATTTGAATAA
- a CDS encoding YARHG domain-containing protein, with the protein MLIFILFAVNTYTYWDFDPKRGYGELDYTPAYECYHLNTGELCEESNQNNNSKLDISENVYEIMNQILNGNEEILNQYSSDELKIIRNTIYAKKGYIFKNKDLKKYFLNKSWYKEYTSDENQISLSSDEKTFIDIVKSYE; encoded by the coding sequence ATGTTAATATTTATCTTATTTGCAGTTAATACTTACACATATTGGGATTTTGATCCAAAAAGAGGGTATGGTGAATTAGATTATACTCCAGCATATGAATGTTATCATCTTAATACAGGGGAGTTGTGTGAAGAATCTAACCAAAATAATAATTCTAAATTAGATATTTCAGAAAATGTTTATGAAATAATGAATCAAATTTTAAATGGAAATGAAGAAATATTAAATCAATATTCATCAGATGAGTTAAAAATCATTAGAAATACAATATATGCGAAAAAAGGATATATCTTCAAAAATAAAGATTTAAAAAAATATTTTTTAAATAAATCATGGTATAAAGAGTATACTTCCGATGAAAATCAAATTTCACTTTCTTCTGATGAAAAAACATTTATAGATATAGTTAAAAGTTATGAATAA
- the trmD gene encoding tRNA (guanosine(37)-N1)-methyltransferase TrmD yields MKFSVLTLFPELFEQYLSQTILKRASDKDIINFNIINIRDYARNKHSQMDDIPFGGGAGMVLKPEAYWNFFYENYEFYSNENNENSEKPYVIFLSPQGKQLTHKKVTELSEKEEIVLISGRYEGLDQRVIDKFVDEEISIGDYVLSSGDLPSLVIMDSVIRIKEGVIKKESFETDSFYNGLLGFPQYTRPVEIDGYTVPEVLRSGNHAKIDEYRLTKSIEKTIQNRKDLFEKKLSEDKEFLKFYEKYKKI; encoded by the coding sequence ATGAAATTTAGCGTACTCACATTATTTCCAGAATTATTTGAGCAATATTTATCACAAACAATCCTAAAAAGAGCAAGTGATAAGGACATCATCAATTTTAATATCATAAACATCAGAGATTATGCCAGAAATAAGCATAGCCAGATGGATGACATCCCTTTTGGCGGCGGTGCTGGAATGGTTCTAAAGCCAGAAGCCTACTGGAACTTCTTTTATGAAAACTACGAATTTTACAGCAATGAAAATAATGAAAATTCAGAAAAGCCTTACGTAATTTTCTTATCTCCGCAAGGGAAACAATTGACCCATAAAAAAGTTACAGAACTTTCAGAAAAAGAGGAAATTGTCCTTATTTCAGGGCGTTACGAAGGATTAGACCAAAGAGTAATTGATAAATTTGTAGATGAAGAAATTTCCATTGGCGATTATGTGCTGAGCAGCGGAGATTTGCCATCTCTTGTAATCATGGATTCTGTAATCCGTATAAAAGAAGGTGTAATAAAAAAGGAATCTTTTGAAACTGACTCATTTTATAACGGGCTTTTGGGATTTCCGCAGTATACAAGACCTGTGGAAATTGATGGCTATACTGTTCCAGAAGTCTTGCGAAGCGGGAATCATGCTAAGATTGATGAATATCGGTTAACAAAGTCTATTGAAAAAACTATTCAAAATCGGAAGGATTTATTTGAGAAAAAGTTGTCTGAAGATAAAGAATTTTTGAAATTTTATGAAAAATATAAAAAGATCTAA
- the rimM gene encoding ribosome maturation factor RimM (Essential for efficient processing of 16S rRNA), translated as MENLVNIGTIVGTHHLRGSVKINSIFENIELIQNERVLLEKDDKKRLLTVKNVKRLNEKKAILDFEEIGNVDSAKELNGYKVKIRRDLLPEKSEDDFYIKDLFGLEVFSENNKIGEIVDVMETAAHNILIIEDIDTKKEIMIPLIDEFVTKIDFPNGKIEVTLIDGMRE; from the coding sequence ATGGAAAACTTAGTAAATATAGGAACAATTGTTGGAACACACCATTTACGGGGAAGCGTCAAAATTAACTCAATTTTTGAAAACATCGAACTTATCCAAAATGAGCGTGTTCTTCTTGAAAAAGATGACAAAAAAAGATTGCTTACTGTAAAAAATGTAAAAAGACTAAATGAAAAAAAAGCAATTTTAGATTTTGAAGAAATTGGCAATGTCGATAGTGCAAAGGAACTAAATGGCTATAAAGTTAAAATTAGACGTGATTTATTGCCGGAAAAAAGTGAAGATGACTTTTATATAAAGGATTTATTTGGATTAGAAGTATTTTCTGAAAATAATAAAATCGGTGAAATTGTTGATGTAATGGAAACCGCTGCCCATAACATTTTAATTATCGAAGATATTGATACCAAAAAAGAAATCATGATCCCGCTAATTGATGAATTTGTAACAAAAATTGACTTTCCAAATGGGAAAATTGAAGTAACTCTAATTGATGGAATGCGAGAATAA
- a CDS encoding PTS-dependent dihydroxyacetone kinase phosphotransferase subunit DhaM, whose translation MNRNMEAKNKGLVGIVVVSHSNTLAEEVISFVKVFKQEDFALENGGNAKREVYGTNVENVKQAIIRADKGAGVLVFVDMGSSVFNAVKAIKELEGQVEAKIADAPFLEGVISAVADNFDGIDLDDLKIIAEDSRKFTKLKKEI comes from the coding sequence ATGAACAGAAATATGGAAGCAAAAAATAAAGGACTAGTAGGAATTGTAGTAGTCAGCCACAGTAATACACTTGCAGAAGAAGTTATTAGCTTTGTAAAAGTGTTCAAGCAAGAGGATTTTGCCTTGGAAAATGGAGGAAATGCGAAAAGAGAAGTTTATGGAACAAATGTTGAAAATGTAAAGCAGGCTATAATCCGTGCTGACAAGGGAGCAGGAGTGCTTGTCTTTGTCGATATGGGAAGTTCTGTATTTAATGCAGTTAAGGCAATAAAGGAATTGGAAGGGCAAGTTGAAGCTAAAATTGCAGATGCTCCGTTTTTGGAAGGGGTAATTTCAGCAGTTGCAGATAATTTTGATGGAATTGACCTGGATGATCTGAAAATAATTGCTGAAGATAGCAGAAAATTTACAAAATTAAAAAAGGAAATCTAA
- a CDS encoding RNA methyltransferase — protein MRDNIYVGLVHYPVYNKNNAVVATSVTNFDIHDISRTCRTYDIKKYFIITPVDAQKELTGRIIGYWTEGNGIEFNKNRNEAFENTELEDSVQSAVETIEKIEGKKPKIITTSAKIFPNTVGYADLGREIVEDDTPYLILFGTGWGLTSEIMDLSYKILEPIRGKTQYNHLCVRSAVSIVLDRLLGEN, from the coding sequence ATGAGAGATAACATATATGTGGGACTTGTCCACTATCCTGTATACAATAAAAATAACGCAGTTGTAGCGACTTCCGTTACAAACTTTGATATACACGACATTTCCAGAACATGCAGAACTTATGATATAAAAAAATATTTCATAATTACTCCAGTTGATGCCCAGAAGGAGCTGACAGGCAGAATAATCGGCTACTGGACTGAAGGAAACGGAATAGAATTTAACAAAAATCGAAATGAAGCCTTTGAAAATACAGAACTTGAAGATTCTGTCCAAAGTGCAGTAGAAACAATTGAGAAAATCGAAGGAAAAAAGCCAAAAATCATTACAACTTCAGCAAAAATTTTCCCAAATACTGTAGGATATGCTGATTTAGGCAGGGAAATAGTCGAAGATGACACTCCATACTTAATTTTATTTGGAACTGGATGGGGACTTACAAGTGAAATTATGGATTTGTCCTACAAAATTTTAGAGCCAATCCGTGGAAAAACCCAATATAATCATTTGTGTGTCAGAAGTGCTGTCTCAATAGTTTTAGATAGGCTGCTAGGCGAAAATTAA